The DNA segment GCAACAAAAGAAAGCAAGTGAAAGCAATTGCGACAGGGAAGTACAATATCCAATCTTTCCATTTTGCTCTTCCTTTTTCTCCAATGACCCAAACAAGCGGGAGAAAGAAATATAGTTTTAATTCTCCTTCATACGCCCACTCTCTTAAGTAGTTCACAGTAGCCATATAAGTTGCTTCATGAATATGCCTCGCTCCATCTATTAAGACGGTTTTGCCATCGCTTTCAGTGCCTATATCATTTTTATTGATTTTAATCAAGTACTCTGACAAATAGCTAAAAACTGAGAACCGAAAAATCGCGCGGATCATAAACGTCAGTATGACTAAGATGCTTACAAATAAAACTAGAAACTTCAATCCTTCCAAATATAATTCATTTAATATCATCGGAAATTGTAGTGCCGAGAAGACGCTAGAAAGTGGCTCTTGCCGTGAATATTGAGCTGTTTGTAGTAATGCAAACAACGCTATAGTGAAGCCAATTAACCGTGCTGCTTGAGAAGTTGCTTGACCAGTAAAAAAGCGTAGAAGAGCATTTTTAGTTTGGATAAACTCATTATCTCCCAAGGTAGAACATCTTCCTAACGATAGTAATCGATTTTGTCATCTCAATATATAAAATTATGTCGTACTAATCGGAAAGTGTATTGATACACATGAAGAAAGCTCCAATCCGACTTGCAAAAAAACCTATAGAACTCCCCTACCCTTTCTGAAACAATTTCTCTGAGATAAGCTTCTGAAAACTCTAAATGCGAGAAATGCGGAAAAGTTATAGCTGAACCGAAATAATTGAAATCGACAGACACTTAGTTTCACCTAGCACTCTCTATATTTGTTGTTTTTTCAAATAGTCTAACTTAAATACTCTCAAAAACCAATTCCAATTAGACTTGCAAAAGATAGCGTAGGAGAATACTTTTGGTTGTCTCAGCCACCAATAAAAATAGATGTGGAAAAGATTTACAAAATCGATAATGCGGGCAATGTGGATGTTGAAAGAAGTTGGATTTTAACTAATCAAACACGCCAAGATGTTGACATATCAGAACTTTCTCTTTATGTCAGTGAACTAGGCAACATGCTTGCGAGCGCAAGAGCTAAAGACTCTTCGGGTAGTCTTGACTTACATCCAGAAAAGCAAGGGAGCATGATAAAATTGAGCGTGTTCCCACGGATTAATACATTGAGTCCTCGTCAAAAATATAAAATGACTTTACTATATCAGTTTCCAAGTAATGTTCACAAGCTTGGCGATGTGTGGCTTTTTTCAGACACAGTTTCTGGTATGAACACAACAAGTTTTGCCAACCTAATATCCGACAAGATGGACTTAAAATTCCAAGTAGTTCTTCCAAAGCTGAAAAAGAGATTCTGGCAAAGTATCCTTCAAGAATCTGCCCCAAAATGTAGGGAACTTGCAAGGGAAGAGAAAAGTTCTCAATATATCGATAACCCAGTGTTTGAATGGACAAGTTCTCTATTTTCAGATTATGTCTATAGAGCGGAATTAATCTACGGAATCAAAACAAGAACTTGGCTTACCAATATTCTTTCTGTTGTGGGAGGGGCAATCATCACTGGACTAATCGGTTATGGTTTCAATTTATTGAAAGGGGGGTGATTGAATGCCAGAAAAAGAAGAGAAAAAAGACAAAGAGACTGGGAGGATTATAAAAAAGCGTGATATATCTGGTGTGGAAAGACGAATCGGGCGTGATGTGCGAGAAGGATATGAACAATCTGGTGTTGAGCGTCGCTCTACAGAGAAGAAAAAGGAAAAAGAGAAGTGAACCCCTACCTCTTCCAGAGATATTTCTGAGAAAAGCCTTTGAAAATTCGGAGGCTTAAACGCTTTTTTTCAAGGCAGCTATCAACACAAGAAAAAAAACAAGTTTCCATAGTTATTTCACACTAAAATTTTAACACGTAATGTTTATTTCTTAAAAGCACTTCTAACTTTAAAAATGAGGTTTAAATCTTGGCAAGGCTAGCACAATTGAAACTTTCCATGACTATATCCATCCTTCTCGTCAGCGTAATCTTCACCGTTTTCCTAGGAGTAATTATGTACATACTGGGGCTTCATCCAATATGGGCTTTCATCGCTACCATATTCTTCCTTCTGCTACAGTATCTCATTGGACCGGCGATCGTAAGAGGCTCCACACATCTGCGCTACTTGAAATCAGGCGAAAACCCATGGCTAGAATCAACAGTGAAGGAACTAACCCAAAAAAGCGGCATTCCCATGCCCAAACTAGCAATAGTCCCAGATAAAACACCAAACGCCTTCATTTTTGGAAGAACAGCCGGCGACGCCACTCTCGCATTGCATGAGGGGTTGCTTGAAAAACTGAATAAAGATGAAATAAAAGCAGTTATCGGTCATGAACTTGGCCACATCAAACACAAAGACTATCTAGTTATGACTATGCTTTCAGCATTACCGCTCCTTGCTTTCTGGATTGCTTGGGGAACGTTTGAGGCTGGAAGATGGAGCAGCAGCGGTTCTCGCGATAAGAAGGAAGGCGGTCTTAAAGCGGCGCTTTTCATCGTCGCCTTAATATCATACATAGTCTATGTCGTGACGCTTCTATGTGTGATGGGTCTAAGCAGAAAGCGCGAACACTATGCTGACGCCTACTCCGCCTACATAACTGGTCAGCCAAGGCAGCTGCAAAGTGCTCTGGCTAAAATTACCTATGGACTCTCGCTATCGCCAAAGCCGACAACTAGTGCAAGAACATTTTACATAGGCGATCCGGCTATGGCAAAGCAGGAATGTCAAGGTATAATTAAGCGAAAAGACGCGTACGACCTTGACCGTGACGGCGTCTTAGATGAGAGGGAACTGCAGCATGCCATGGAGAAAGAAACCAAATCAACGTGGACATCCATCAATACGTGGTTTTCAACTCATCCTCCAACCTTTAAGAGAATTCTTATGCTGCGAGAAATCGAAGATGAGATGACGACCGGACGCTATTCCAGCGGTCGCATTTATGCCAACATCTAAACATGGGATGCTCACAATCTTTTTCTCTTTTATGTTTTAATACTTCAGCGGTTGGATGAAATAGAAGTCAAGCTTCTCAGCTACACGCCTGACCTTGAACAGCTTTGTCACTCGGCAGCATTGACCTCTACGCGACCGGTGGCAACATCAAAGATTTTTGAAGAACTCGATGTTTGTGTGCGCGGCTCTGAACGCATCAAGCCAAGAAACCTAACGTTCCGCATGTTCCGTGAGTCATATGAAGAAGTGTGTTTGCCCAATCAAGAAGAGATATGAAGACGATCTAGATACGATAAATAGAACGCAACTACTTTACTTTCCCAGAAAAAAGCTTAAAGAATAAGCATTCCAGATTTACAAAACGTAATGTCCCACAATTTGCAGAACAGGTTTTTCTGGACACTGTGCCTTATAGGGTTATTTGCGATTCTGAGTTCTACAATGTCAAAGAATCCTGTTCTGAAACTATTTGCTACAAGCTTAGGCACGCCAGAAGCATTATTGGGCATTGTCGCCGCTGCGTCCACGGTTCCTGGAATCTTTGTAAGCTTTCCTGCGGGTTGGCTTTCTGACGTGCTTGGGCGAAGAAAACTTTTGTTAGCATCTGGTATTGTCTTCGCTTCTGCCCCTTTTCTATATCTCTTCGTGTCTTCTTGGTGGCAACTTGTCCTAGTGCGTTTTTACCATGGTTTTGCAACCGCTATCTTTGTTCCAGTTTCAAACGCAACAATTGCAGAATTATTCCCAACCAAAAAAGGCGAGAAAATCTCAACGTTTTCTTCGGCAACCATTCTAGGAAGAAGCATTGCCCCTCTCCTCGGAGGTTCAATTCTATTCATCACGGCCAACAACTATCACGAGTTATATATCATTGTTGGAGCAGCTGGTGCCATTTCTCTATTTACAGCCTTAGTGTTTCTTAAAGAAATTGCTTCAACAAGCTCGATCAGACATTCAAAGGTAAGACAAGGGAAGAAAATTAGAGTTTTTCAAGATTGGAGCAAAATCGCAAAAAACAAGGGAATTCTAGTGGTAGGTATCTTGGAAGCTTCTCAATACTATACTTTCGGAGCATTTGAATTCTTTTTGGTTGCGTATCTTCAAGATATTGCAACGATGAACATTTTCCTGATAGGCATAATCTTAGGAGCACAGCTTATCACAATTTCGCTCACAAAACCTTTCATGGGCAAACTATCAGACAAAACCGGAAGAAGAACGCCAATTATTGCAGGATCGTTAATCGCTAGCTTTCCATTAATTGCTATCCCTCTCACAGTTCACTTTTCCTTGCTCTTAGCATTCTCCATAATGTATGGGTTAGGATTCTCTTTAGTAACCTCGTCAACACCAGCACTAATATCTGAATTAACTCAAAAAGAAAGCTACGGCGCAGCCATGGGATTCCTAGCCACGATAATGGATATCGGCCAAACCATCGGACCAATTGTGTCAGGAATAATACTCGCATCAACCCTGAAATATATCGGCCTATTCGGATCCCTCGGCATAATAATCCTCACCACTACAGGAATATTCTTTACAACTAAAACAGGCAAAACCTAGCTTCTCCTTGGACCCTAAGAAACAGCTTGCATTTAACGTCTATTAGACGCCCATTTGGAACCTGTAACAGGAATCCCCGTCAAAAAGTGACGCACACCCGGACTGTCAAATGCAAACTCGCGGTGAAGATTATTTGCGTTGGCGAGCGCATTACAAAAGAAGTGAGGGGCTTCCTAAAATATTCCAATCAAGCTACACATCAGCTCATGAAGTATTCTACATTCAGAGTTGAAGACAGAAAAGTTTGGATTAAATGTCGGATGATTTTTTCTTAGGCACGAGAAGGCGTATTCATGTTGTAAATCGTAACATATACCAAAACGCTTAATTTGGGTTCTCTCGTTCATAGGTAAATTCTCAGGAGCGGAAAAAGCTCTGCCCAAAATCATAGTTTGTCTTAAACAAGCAATAGACGTTGGCCAACTGAAGGCAGATCCGTCCACACATCGATTAGTCACAGCAGGTGTGTCACGGAAAATCAGTGATTTTGACAAGAATGCGTTAGAGGAAGCTGTTCGCCTTAAGGAAAAGCTTGGCGGCGAAGTCATAACAGTTACCGTGAGCGTGGAAGACGCCAAGACCTCAGTTCGTGAAGCTTTGGCGATGGGAGCTGACAAAGGATATTTCATCAACGATGAGGCTTTGCGAGATTCTGACACATTGGCAACTTCAATTGCGTTAGCAGAAGCGATAAAGAAAATCGGTGAGTTCGACCTTGTTCTTTGCGGTGAAGCGTCTATCGACGGTTTTTCAGCTCAAGTCGGCCCGCGTCTCGCTGAACTACTGAAAATCCCTGTGATCACGTACGCGCGTAAAATCACTTTAGAAGGCAACGTTGTAACTGTGGAGCGCGCTCTTGAAGATCGCTACGAGACAGTAAAAGCTAAGACGCCTGCAATAGTGACGGTAACCAAAGAGATTAACGAGTCGCGGATTCCTTCACTTATGGCGATAATGAAAGCTTCTAAAAAGGAAATCATAACTTGGAAGCTCGCAGACATCAATGTTCAACCTGGAAAAGTTGGAGAAACTGGATC comes from the Candidatus Bathyarchaeota archaeon genome and includes:
- a CDS encoding zinc metalloprotease HtpX — its product is MARLAQLKLSMTISILLVSVIFTVFLGVIMYILGLHPIWAFIATIFFLLLQYLIGPAIVRGSTHLRYLKSGENPWLESTVKELTQKSGIPMPKLAIVPDKTPNAFIFGRTAGDATLALHEGLLEKLNKDEIKAVIGHELGHIKHKDYLVMTMLSALPLLAFWIAWGTFEAGRWSSSGSRDKKEGGLKAALFIVALISYIVYVVTLLCVMGLSRKREHYADAYSAYITGQPRQLQSALAKITYGLSLSPKPTTSARTFYIGDPAMAKQECQGIIKRKDAYDLDRDGVLDERELQHAMEKETKSTWTSINTWFSTHPPTFKRILMLREIEDEMTTGRYSSGRIYANI
- a CDS encoding MFS transporter, which encodes MSHNLQNRFFWTLCLIGLFAILSSTMSKNPVLKLFATSLGTPEALLGIVAAASTVPGIFVSFPAGWLSDVLGRRKLLLASGIVFASAPFLYLFVSSWWQLVLVRFYHGFATAIFVPVSNATIAELFPTKKGEKISTFSSATILGRSIAPLLGGSILFITANNYHELYIIVGAAGAISLFTALVFLKEIASTSSIRHSKVRQGKKIRVFQDWSKIAKNKGILVVGILEASQYYTFGAFEFFLVAYLQDIATMNIFLIGIILGAQLITISLTKPFMGKLSDKTGRRTPIIAGSLIASFPLIAIPLTVHFSLLLAFSIMYGLGFSLVTSSTPALISELTQKESYGAAMGFLATIMDIGQTIGPIVSGIILASTLKYIGLFGSLGIIILTTTGIFFTTKTGKT
- a CDS encoding electron transfer flavoprotein subunit beta/FixA family protein, yielding MKADPSTHRLVTAGVSRKISDFDKNALEEAVRLKEKLGGEVITVTVSVEDAKTSVREALAMGADKGYFINDEALRDSDTLATSIALAEAIKKIGEFDLVLCGEASIDGFSAQVGPRLAELLKIPVITYARKITLEGNVVTVERALEDRYETVKAKTPAIVTVTKEINESRIPSLMAIMKASKKEIITWKLADINVQPGKVGETGSGIRIMDVLAPKVERKGVMIEGENPAEIAEKLVKALIQEGVVGR